A genomic stretch from bacterium includes:
- a CDS encoding Hsp70 family protein: MNDERFAVGIDLGTSTSEICVFRDGQPVPIVDPSSPAKSAIVPSLVAVTPRGELVVGEAARNIVDAPGRGAREFKRIMGDGGRVILAGVEHRPEEIAALLLRQLKDNAEVALGRTVRDVVLSVPANFPDSARQATLDAGKLAGLEILRLINEPTAAALAFGVRHLEAEETLAVFDFGGGTLDVTVLEMMEGVMDARCSQGDSKLGGADFDAALVELILAKFRAERPGVAPGDQVRRRLKNDAERAKIALSCSASHVVSIPNFASSDGELIDLEVEVTRAEFERAVAPLVARARAALDATLKTKAIAPESVSRVLLVGGTTYIPCVRTMVAEFFGREPRTDVSPDLAVGMGASISAAIATGLLADEKALILTDVSPFGLGVPVLQRVGGQPMLVYDELIAPNQTIPYSVQREYSLISEDQEAVEISLFQDPTGRAQLPEQAIFTGIAGEITDIPPAIVGGPHELRLDFSYDANGIVNLTATIPATRQQVAVQYKSSPARMGESELAQAKRQVDELWKKSPKAKEHASVIAKAERMLPGLAPQPRAELTTLLLRLKGALAEQDVEAIDDASSALVDKLFSLDN, translated from the coding sequence ATGAACGACGAACGCTTCGCCGTGGGAATCGACCTCGGCACATCCACTTCCGAAATCTGCGTCTTCCGCGACGGGCAGCCGGTTCCGATCGTCGATCCGTCGTCGCCCGCGAAGAGCGCGATCGTCCCGTCGCTCGTCGCCGTCACGCCGCGCGGCGAGCTGGTCGTCGGCGAGGCGGCGCGCAACATCGTGGACGCGCCGGGACGCGGCGCGCGCGAGTTCAAGCGGATCATGGGCGACGGCGGACGCGTGATCCTCGCCGGCGTCGAGCACCGTCCCGAGGAGATCGCGGCGCTGCTGCTGCGGCAGCTCAAGGACAACGCCGAGGTCGCGCTGGGGCGGACGGTGCGCGACGTCGTGCTGTCCGTCCCCGCGAACTTCCCCGATTCGGCGCGCCAGGCGACGCTCGACGCGGGGAAGCTCGCCGGCCTGGAGATCCTGCGGCTGATCAACGAGCCGACCGCCGCCGCGCTCGCCTTCGGCGTGCGCCATCTCGAGGCGGAGGAGACGCTGGCCGTCTTCGACTTCGGCGGCGGAACGCTCGACGTCACCGTGCTCGAGATGATGGAAGGGGTGATGGACGCCCGCTGCAGCCAGGGGGACTCGAAGCTCGGCGGCGCCGACTTCGACGCGGCGCTGGTGGAGCTGATCCTGGCCAAGTTCCGCGCCGAGCGTCCGGGGGTCGCGCCGGGCGACCAGGTTCGGCGGCGGCTCAAGAACGACGCCGAGCGGGCCAAGATCGCCCTCTCCTGTTCGGCGTCGCACGTCGTCTCGATCCCCAACTTCGCCTCGTCGGACGGCGAACTGATCGACCTCGAGGTCGAGGTGACGCGCGCCGAGTTCGAGCGGGCGGTCGCGCCGCTCGTCGCGCGGGCCCGCGCGGCGCTCGACGCCACGCTCAAGACGAAGGCGATCGCGCCGGAGTCGGTCTCGCGCGTGCTGCTGGTCGGCGGCACGACGTACATCCCGTGCGTGCGGACGATGGTCGCCGAGTTCTTCGGCCGCGAGCCGCGGACCGACGTCTCGCCCGACCTCGCGGTCGGGATGGGCGCCTCGATCAGCGCGGCGATCGCGACGGGTCTGCTCGCCGACGAGAAGGCGCTGATCCTCACCGACGTCTCGCCGTTCGGCCTCGGCGTCCCGGTCCTCCAGCGCGTGGGCGGTCAGCCGATGCTGGTCTACGACGAGCTGATCGCCCCGAACCAGACGATTCCGTACTCCGTGCAGCGCGAGTACTCGCTGATCAGCGAGGACCAAGAGGCGGTCGAGATCAGCCTCTTCCAGGATCCGACCGGGCGCGCGCAGCTCCCCGAACAGGCGATCTTCACCGGCATCGCGGGGGAGATCACCGACATCCCGCCGGCGATCGTCGGCGGGCCGCACGAGCTGCGCCTCGACTTCAGCTACGACGCCAACGGCATCGTCAACCTGACCGCGACGATCCCGGCGACGCGGCAGCAGGTCGCGGTCCAGTACAAGAGCTCGCCGGCGCGAATGGGCGAGTCGGAGCTCGCGCAGGCCAAGCGGCAGGTGGACGAGCTTTGGAAGAAGAGCCCGAAGGCCAAGGAGCACGCCTCGGTCATCGCCAAGGCGGAGCGGATGCTCCCCGGCCTCGCGCCGCAGCCGCGCGCGGAGCTGACGACGCTCCTCCTTCGGCTCAAGGGCGCGCTGGCGGAGCAGGACGTGGAGGCGATCGACGACGCGTCGTCCGCCCTCGTGGACAAGCTCTTCTCGCTGGACAACTGA